One Solanum pennellii chromosome 10, SPENNV200 genomic region harbors:
- the LOC107001553 gene encoding endochitinase A-like: MALCTWKEIFRTRPNPNFTCLITCILTFQNNNYNYGPCGRAIGVDLLNNPDLVATDPVISFKTTIWFWMTPQSPKPSCHDVIIGRWNPSSGDRSANRLPGFGVITNIINGGLECGCGNDNRVQDRIGFYWRYCGILGVSTGDNLDCGNQRSFGS, translated from the exons ATGGCCTTGTGCACCTGGAAGGAAATATTTCGGACAAGGCCCAATCCAAATTTCACA TGTCTAATTACGTGTATTTTGACATTTcaaaacaacaactacaactaTGGGCCATGTGGAAGAGCCATCGGAGTGGACCTTTTAAACAATCCTGATTTAGTAGCCACAGACCCAGTCATCTCATTCAAGACAACTATCTGGTTCTGGATGACCCCTCAATCACCAAAGCCTTCTTGCCACGATGTCATCATTGGAAGATGGAACCCATCTTCCGGTGACCGATCAGCCAATCGTCTTCCTGGATTTGGTGTCATCACAAACATCATCAATGGTGGCCTAGAATGTGGTTGTGGTAATGACAACAGGGTACAAGATCGAATTGGGTTTTACTGGAGGTATTGCGGAATTCTTGGAGTTAGTACTGGTGACAATCTTGATTGCGGCAACCAAAGGTCTTTTGGCAGCTAA